From a single Thermococcus sp. LS1 genomic region:
- a CDS encoding ATP/GTP-binding protein: protein MILTFVGTAGSGKTTLTGEFGRYLEENGYNVAYVNLDTGVRWLPYKPDLDVRDEVTAWEIMEEGYGPNGAIVESYDRLLPKVGSYVDWILRLDTGNDYVLLDTPGQMETFLFHEFGVRLMENLPEPLTVYLFSPDILRKPHDFCFVRFFGLMIDLRLGTTTVPVLSKIDIVENIDEYRKYLDDIEYLRARLKLDPSMQGLLAHKMCSVLPELASPTRVVYISAKTREGFDELETLAYEHYCTCGDLT, encoded by the coding sequence GTGATACTGACCTTCGTGGGCACTGCTGGAAGCGGAAAAACGACCCTAACCGGGGAGTTCGGGAGGTATCTGGAGGAAAACGGATACAACGTCGCCTACGTGAACCTCGATACGGGAGTCAGGTGGCTCCCTTACAAACCTGATTTAGACGTTAGGGACGAAGTAACCGCATGGGAGATAATGGAGGAGGGTTACGGGCCCAATGGGGCCATAGTTGAGAGCTACGACAGGCTTCTCCCAAAAGTTGGGAGCTACGTCGATTGGATTCTCAGGCTTGATACGGGGAACGACTACGTCCTCCTCGACACGCCTGGCCAGATGGAGACCTTCCTCTTCCACGAATTCGGAGTCAGGCTTATGGAGAACCTTCCCGAGCCCCTCACAGTTTACCTCTTCAGTCCAGACATTCTAAGAAAGCCCCACGACTTCTGCTTCGTGAGGTTCTTCGGTCTCATGATCGATTTGCGCCTCGGCACAACAACAGTTCCAGTTCTCAGCAAAATCGATATCGTTGAGAACATAGATGAATACAGGAAATACCTCGATGACATCGAGTATCTGAGGGCCAGACTTAAGCTTGACCCGTCGATGCAGGGGCTTCTGGCCCACAAGATGTGCTCGGTCCTCCCAGAGCTCGCCTCGCCGACGAGGGTTGTTTACATCTCAGCCAAAACGCGCGAAGGCTTCGATGAGCTCGAAACCCTAGCCTACGAGCACTACTGCACCTGCGGAGACCTGACATAG
- the minD gene encoding cell division ATPase MinD: protein MGRLISIASGKGGTGKTTTTANLSIALGKMGYHVCAVDADLTMANLSLVMGIDDAYTTLHDVLAGRATINEAIYATAYENVHLVPASIDWEHVIRADPRKLPDTIRKLKDKFDYIIIDSPAGLQMDAMNAMLSGEEVLLVTNPEISCVTDTMKVGMVLKKAGLAILGFVLNRYGRSDNDIPPDVAEEVMEIPLLAVIPEDPAVREATLEGVPVVEYKPNSEGAKAYMELAERVARISGLKARVMRK from the coding sequence ATGGGCAGGCTGATATCCATCGCCTCTGGCAAGGGAGGCACGGGAAAGACCACAACAACGGCTAATCTTTCAATAGCCCTCGGAAAAATGGGCTATCACGTTTGTGCCGTTGATGCTGACCTGACGATGGCGAACCTGAGCCTCGTCATGGGAATAGATGACGCGTACACAACCCTTCACGACGTCCTCGCTGGAAGAGCAACCATAAACGAGGCCATCTACGCAACGGCATACGAGAACGTCCACCTCGTCCCTGCATCGATAGACTGGGAGCACGTCATAAGGGCCGATCCCAGGAAGCTTCCGGACACGATAAGGAAGCTGAAGGACAAGTTCGACTACATCATAATAGACTCCCCAGCGGGACTTCAGATGGACGCGATGAACGCCATGTTGAGCGGTGAGGAAGTTCTCCTCGTTACGAACCCAGAGATATCGTGTGTTACGGACACCATGAAGGTAGGAATGGTTCTCAAAAAAGCCGGCTTGGCAATTCTCGGATTCGTGCTCAACCGCTACGGAAGGAGCGATAACGATATTCCTCCCGACGTCGCGGAGGAGGTCATGGAGATACCTCTCCTGGCTGTTATTCCGGAGGATCCAGCCGTCAGAGAAGCAACCCTCGAAGGAGTTCCCGTCGTTGAGTACAAGCCCAACTCCGAGGGGGCTAAGGCATACATGGAGCTTGCGGAGAGAGTAGCGAGGATATCCGGCCTCAAGGCTAGGGTGATGAGGAAGTGA
- a CDS encoding PINc/VapC family ATPase codes for MRVFVADTSVIVDGRLTQFLSTLEDKVKVVIPEAVIAEIEHQANEGKAIGHVGLEELKKLREMSDKGKILLEFYGERPELWQISRAKAGEIDHMVREVAQTLSATLITGDQVQRDIAIAKGIDVIYLTAKKEVRHRLEDFFDETTMSVHLKAGLRPMAKKGRPGEWKLVPVRDEILTDEELEEIADDIVERARRDPESFIELDEPGATVVQLRNYRIVIAKPPFADRIEITAVRPVTKLSIEDYDLSEKLLERLVDKAEGILIAGAPGEGKTTFAQALAEYYASMGKIVKTMEKPRDLQVSDEITQYTALAGRMEKTGDILLLVRPDYTIFDEMRKTSDFKIYADLRLAGVGMVGVVHATKPIDAIQRFIGRVELGMIPQIVDTVIFIKAGKVAKVLTLEYLVKVPSGMKEEDLARPVIEVRDFETGELEYEIYTYGEEISVVSVKKEEKAPALRLAEKRLKQEIKKFLPDVYAEVEIVSPHKAVIYADEFDIPAIIGKKGKRITELEKRIGISIDVKSFAEREAAKPKERIPVDVEEKKKTIVLRVSPDYAKKPLKFYGGEQYVFTATPSKKGLVKVSKSTPIGKELKRLLDAGIPIWASA; via the coding sequence ATGAGAGTGTTCGTTGCTGATACGAGTGTTATAGTTGATGGCCGCCTTACGCAGTTCCTATCAACGCTTGAAGACAAAGTTAAGGTCGTTATCCCTGAGGCAGTCATTGCCGAGATAGAGCACCAAGCCAACGAGGGCAAGGCTATAGGCCATGTAGGGCTTGAGGAGCTCAAGAAGCTCCGTGAGATGTCCGATAAAGGAAAGATACTCCTCGAGTTCTACGGCGAGCGGCCCGAGCTCTGGCAGATAAGTAGGGCGAAGGCTGGAGAAATAGACCACATGGTCAGGGAGGTTGCCCAGACGCTGAGCGCCACTCTAATAACCGGTGACCAGGTGCAGAGGGACATAGCCATCGCCAAGGGTATAGACGTGATTTACCTGACGGCCAAGAAAGAAGTCAGGCACCGCTTGGAGGACTTCTTTGACGAGACGACGATGAGCGTTCACCTGAAAGCTGGCTTAAGGCCGATGGCAAAGAAGGGAAGGCCGGGAGAGTGGAAGCTCGTTCCCGTTCGTGACGAGATTCTGACCGACGAAGAGCTCGAAGAGATTGCCGATGACATAGTCGAGCGCGCGAGGCGTGATCCAGAATCCTTTATAGAACTCGACGAGCCAGGAGCGACCGTCGTCCAGCTCAGAAACTACCGTATAGTTATTGCCAAGCCGCCCTTTGCAGACAGGATTGAGATAACTGCCGTTAGACCCGTCACAAAGCTGAGTATAGAGGACTACGATCTGAGCGAGAAGCTCCTGGAGAGGCTTGTGGATAAGGCGGAGGGAATACTCATAGCAGGTGCGCCGGGAGAAGGAAAGACAACCTTCGCACAGGCTTTGGCTGAGTACTACGCCTCCATGGGCAAGATAGTGAAAACAATGGAGAAGCCGAGGGATCTGCAGGTGAGCGACGAGATAACCCAGTACACGGCTTTGGCCGGTAGAATGGAAAAGACGGGAGACATACTCCTCCTCGTCAGGCCAGACTACACGATATTCGACGAGATGAGAAAGACCAGCGACTTCAAAATATACGCTGATCTGAGACTTGCAGGCGTCGGAATGGTTGGTGTCGTGCATGCTACCAAGCCCATCGATGCGATCCAGAGGTTCATCGGAAGGGTCGAGCTGGGAATGATACCCCAGATAGTCGACACCGTGATTTTCATCAAGGCAGGAAAGGTCGCCAAGGTCCTGACACTGGAGTACCTCGTTAAGGTGCCAAGCGGTATGAAAGAAGAGGACTTGGCCAGGCCTGTCATCGAGGTTCGCGACTTTGAGACGGGCGAGCTTGAGTACGAGATATACACCTACGGTGAGGAGATAAGCGTTGTTTCAGTAAAGAAGGAGGAGAAAGCACCGGCGCTGAGGCTTGCGGAGAAGAGGCTCAAGCAGGAGATAAAGAAGTTCCTGCCGGATGTCTACGCCGAGGTTGAGATAGTCAGCCCGCACAAGGCGGTTATTTATGCCGACGAGTTCGACATTCCTGCAATCATAGGGAAGAAGGGCAAGCGCATCACCGAGCTTGAAAAGCGCATAGGGATAAGCATCGACGTCAAGAGCTTTGCCGAGAGGGAAGCGGCAAAGCCGAAGGAGAGGATACCCGTCGATGTCGAGGAGAAAAAGAAAACGATAGTGCTCCGCGTTTCGCCAGACTATGCTAAGAAGCCGCTCAAGTTCTACGGCGGCGAGCAGTATGTCTTCACTGCAACGCCGAGCAAGAAGGGCCTCGTCAAGGTAAGCAAGAGCACGCCGATAGGGAAGGAGCTGAAGAGGCTCCTCGATGCGGGCATTCCGATATGGGCCTCGGCCTGA
- a CDS encoding FHIPEP family type III secretion protein, with the protein MASISTVGFAIIVVSILIMVYPMGWFPVLMMVLLFATVGWVIMEIGSQIEGLNSQVKSIRREVEALRRKIEGDG; encoded by the coding sequence ATGGCTAGTATTTCCACCGTGGGGTTTGCGATAATCGTTGTCTCGATCCTCATTATGGTGTATCCCATGGGATGGTTCCCAGTCCTGATGATGGTTCTGCTGTTCGCTACGGTTGGCTGGGTCATCATGGAGATTGGGAGCCAGATTGAGGGCCTGAATTCACAGGTCAAAAGTATTCGCCGCGAGGTGGAAGCGCTGAGAAGAAAGATTGAGGGGGATGGCTGA
- a CDS encoding Maf-like protein: MLVLASASPRRREILGRFIKDFKVVPSNASEECSLTEPRAYALELARRKAREVYNRVGGTVIGADTVVSIDGHILGKPGSEEEAYRMLKLLSGRVHCVTTGYCIIYEGEEVSGAVITEVKFRELSDELIWAYIRTGEPMDKAGAYGIQGKGGLLVEWIKGDYYNVVGFPIEIIMKLRELGFKVL; the protein is encoded by the coding sequence ATGTTAGTGCTGGCCTCAGCAAGTCCGAGGAGAAGGGAAATACTTGGCAGGTTCATTAAGGACTTCAAGGTAGTTCCGAGCAACGCGAGCGAGGAGTGCTCCCTGACCGAGCCGAGAGCTTACGCCCTTGAGCTCGCTAGGAGGAAAGCAAGGGAAGTTTACAACCGCGTCGGCGGGACTGTCATCGGTGCCGACACCGTCGTCTCCATCGATGGCCATATCCTCGGCAAGCCGGGAAGCGAGGAAGAGGCCTACAGGATGCTGAAGCTCCTCAGCGGCAGGGTTCACTGCGTCACGACCGGCTACTGCATAATCTACGAGGGAGAAGAGGTCTCGGGTGCCGTCATCACGGAAGTCAAGTTCAGGGAGCTGAGCGACGAGCTGATATGGGCGTACATAAGAACTGGCGAGCCCATGGATAAAGCTGGCGCCTACGGCATACAGGGGAAGGGAGGCCTTCTGGTGGAATGGATCAAGGGTGACTACTACAACGTTGTCGGCTTCCCGATTGAGATAATTATGAAACTTAGGGAGCTCGGCTTTAAGGTTTTATAA
- a CDS encoding PHP domain-containing protein yields the protein MDLHTHTTYSDGTGSIPENIAAAEQKGLRLLGISDHIHYLTTKSLNRYVREIRQWSESAELVVLAGVEANIMHGGVDITTDIAKKLDYVIASVHLWVETPEEHVELVKLALQDENVDVIGHFGASFPYTGYPSEEGLREILELAEANGKAFEISSRYKVPELDFIRKCIKRGIKLTFASDAHWPRSVGNVSWSEKVFRKAGGRKEDLLFSELL from the coding sequence ATGGACCTTCACACCCACACCACGTACTCCGACGGAACCGGAAGCATTCCCGAAAACATAGCCGCGGCCGAACAGAAAGGGCTGAGACTCCTCGGGATAAGCGACCATATTCACTACCTCACCACAAAGAGCCTCAACCGATACGTCAGAGAGATACGCCAGTGGAGCGAAAGTGCCGAGCTCGTCGTTTTAGCCGGGGTGGAGGCCAATATAATGCACGGGGGAGTCGATATAACCACGGACATAGCCAAGAAGCTCGACTACGTCATAGCAAGCGTTCATCTGTGGGTGGAGACGCCAGAGGAACACGTCGAACTTGTTAAACTCGCCCTCCAAGACGAGAACGTTGACGTAATCGGCCACTTTGGGGCGAGCTTCCCCTACACAGGCTATCCAAGCGAGGAGGGCCTGAGGGAGATACTAGAACTGGCCGAAGCGAATGGAAAGGCCTTCGAGATAAGCTCACGTTATAAAGTTCCCGAACTGGACTTTATCAGGAAGTGCATAAAAAGAGGTATAAAGCTCACATTCGCCAGCGACGCTCACTGGCCGAGGAGTGTCGGAAACGTAAGCTGGAGCGAGAAGGTCTTCAGGAAGGCTGGAGGAAGAAAAGAAGACCTTCTCTTCTCGGAGCTTTTATAA
- a CDS encoding cobalamin B12-binding domain-containing protein, whose translation MVERSRVRVLVAKPGLDGHDRGAKVVARALRDAGFEVIYTGIRQTPEQIVESVIQEDVDVLGISILSGAHMVLIPKILKLLEERGLKVNEDVLVIAGGIIPPDDAEELEKMGVAKVFGPGSPISEIIKFIDENVPKLKKFSS comes from the coding sequence ATGGTCGAGCGCTCCAGGGTTAGAGTTCTCGTTGCAAAGCCAGGACTTGACGGTCACGATAGGGGAGCTAAGGTCGTTGCGAGGGCTTTACGCGATGCTGGTTTTGAGGTCATCTACACTGGAATAAGGCAGACACCCGAGCAGATAGTGGAGAGCGTCATCCAGGAAGACGTCGATGTTCTGGGCATAAGCATTCTGTCCGGAGCTCACATGGTTCTCATCCCAAAGATACTCAAGCTCCTCGAAGAGAGGGGTCTGAAGGTGAACGAGGACGTTCTTGTCATTGCCGGTGGAATAATTCCGCCCGACGACGCAGAGGAACTTGAAAAGATGGGCGTTGCCAAGGTCTTTGGCCCCGGCAGTCCAATAAGTGAAATCATAAAGTTCATCGACGAGAATGTTCCTAAGCTCAAGAAGTTCTCGAGCTAA
- the meaB gene encoding methylmalonyl Co-A mutase-associated GTPase MeaB → MIDDLIERMLQGDKRATARLITLVENDEEKAREVIKKIYPYTGNAYIVGITGPPGAGKSTLLDKLIRVAREEGKVVGVIAIDPTSPFTGGALLGDRIRMQRHSTDPGVFIRSMATRGSLGGLAKATSDAIKVLDAYGCDVIFVETVGVGQIEIDIVKTADTVVLVTVPGLGDDIQAIKAGLMEIADVFVINKADKEGADATYFELNLMLDLEKERWEKRGWRPPIVETVATTMRGIRDLWKAIKDHHEFLERSGEIERKRKFRAEEEVKTIISGRIAKMISERLDEEEVSGLIDKIVKREIDPYSAADLVLEKTLGVRV, encoded by the coding sequence ATGATAGACGACCTGATCGAACGCATGCTCCAGGGCGATAAGCGCGCCACGGCTAGGCTGATAACCCTCGTGGAAAACGACGAGGAGAAAGCTAGAGAAGTAATCAAAAAGATCTACCCTTACACGGGCAATGCTTATATCGTCGGTATCACCGGCCCTCCCGGAGCTGGAAAATCGACTCTTCTCGACAAGCTGATCAGGGTCGCGAGGGAGGAAGGCAAAGTTGTCGGCGTCATAGCCATTGATCCAACCTCACCTTTCACCGGCGGCGCTCTGCTCGGCGACAGGATAAGGATGCAGAGGCACTCAACCGACCCGGGCGTTTTCATCAGGAGCATGGCCACACGCGGCTCCCTAGGTGGACTGGCCAAGGCCACGAGTGACGCGATAAAGGTGCTCGATGCTTACGGCTGCGACGTTATTTTCGTTGAGACGGTTGGCGTAGGCCAGATAGAGATTGACATCGTCAAAACTGCTGATACGGTCGTTCTCGTTACGGTCCCAGGTCTGGGCGACGACATACAGGCGATTAAGGCTGGCCTTATGGAGATAGCGGACGTTTTCGTTATAAACAAGGCCGACAAAGAGGGGGCAGATGCCACTTACTTCGAACTTAATCTGATGCTCGACCTCGAGAAGGAGCGCTGGGAGAAGCGCGGCTGGAGGCCGCCGATAGTCGAGACCGTGGCGACGACAATGAGAGGCATAAGAGACCTCTGGAAGGCAATAAAAGATCACCATGAGTTCCTCGAAAGGAGCGGCGAAATAGAGCGCAAGAGGAAGTTCCGTGCCGAAGAAGAGGTTAAGACTATAATCTCTGGCAGAATAGCGAAGATGATAAGTGAGCGGCTCGACGAGGAAGAGGTTTCGGGCCTGATAGATAAAATTGTGAAGCGGGAGATAGACCCGTACTCTGCCGCGGATTTGGTTCTTGAAAAAACTCTGGGGGTGAGGGTATGA
- the mce gene encoding methylmalonyl-CoA epimerase: MIKKIDHVGIAVKNLEEAIKIWEGFGLKVEEIEEVPDQKVRTAIIHVGESRIELLEPTAEDSPIAKFIAKRSEGIHHIALGVENIEEHLAKLKEAGYRLIDEQPRIGAGGAKIAFIHPKAVTGVLLELCERKGD; the protein is encoded by the coding sequence ATGATAAAGAAAATTGACCACGTTGGTATTGCAGTGAAGAACCTTGAAGAGGCCATAAAGATCTGGGAAGGTTTCGGCCTCAAGGTCGAGGAGATTGAAGAAGTGCCGGATCAGAAGGTTAGAACTGCGATAATCCACGTCGGCGAGAGCAGGATCGAGCTTCTGGAGCCAACGGCCGAGGACTCCCCAATAGCCAAGTTCATTGCCAAGCGTAGTGAAGGCATACACCACATAGCACTCGGCGTTGAAAACATAGAGGAGCACCTTGCAAAGCTGAAGGAAGCGGGTTACAGACTGATCGACGAACAGCCCAGAATCGGTGCAGGTGGTGCGAAAATCGCATTCATACATCCAAAGGCTGTAACGGGCGTTTTGCTCGAACTCTGTGAGAGAAAGGGAGATTGA
- a CDS encoding DUF835 domain-containing protein, translating into MDYRRLNDILIKDANRKKILITRRPPFEIQGHNVHQIWLAKVSHPNAVHPSRLHVIEQTVWEHLQQEEADVVLDAVEYLIIENGVEPTLRFVSKLRDIALLMNSDFYVTVGDGLDDRVLNILKRIVE; encoded by the coding sequence ATGGATTATCGACGGCTTAATGATATACTCATAAAAGACGCGAATCGTAAAAAAATACTCATAACCCGGAGGCCCCCCTTTGAAATCCAAGGACACAACGTCCACCAGATATGGCTCGCCAAGGTGTCCCATCCCAATGCGGTTCATCCCTCGAGGCTTCATGTGATCGAACAGACGGTCTGGGAGCATCTTCAGCAGGAGGAGGCAGATGTTGTTCTCGATGCTGTTGAGTATCTCATAATTGAGAATGGTGTTGAACCAACCCTCCGCTTTGTTAGCAAGCTGCGTGATATAGCTCTTCTCATGAATTCGGACTTCTATGTGACCGTTGGTGATGGTTTGGACGACAGGGTTCTCAACATCCTCAAGAGGATTGTCGAGTAG
- the smc gene encoding chromosome segregation protein SMC codes for MPYIEKIEMKGFKSYGNRKVVVPLSKGFTAIVGANGSGKSNIGDAVLFVLGGLSAKAMRATRISDLIFAGTKTEPPAKYAEVAMYFNNEDRGFPIDEDEVVIKRRVYPDGRSTYWLNGKRTSRSDILDVLSAAMISPEGYNLVLQGDITKFIKMSPTERRMIIDEISGIAEYDAKKEKALKELKQAEENLARVDLLIREVKAQLDKLEKERNDALRYLDLKERVEKAKVTLLLGEIRKIENLIEESTVRDKGIEAEMAAIEERLKEIAKEIIARERELNTVERELEEKSEDGILEVTRKISEVQSKIEMARKNIELAQKEIEDSQRRLAKAKEELKKVSEEIEKSKSAIQRWSKRREKLKAEIKEKEVVKNELVIKLGEIDRDFAIAKQDFDRVVDELEEAKKELYMKEGDVRKFEEEIERLKAKIAQHNAKRVALKSKIEEAKNSLESKRSELGEIDGKMAKAEARLRKAEKELGEKTKKLNKVSSELVKAREELIKAEAQREVRGNRAIEFLKSQNIPGLYGSLGELISVRDENYALAVEVALGGNYDNVVVEDDKVAEKAIKLLKEKKLGRLTFLPLNKIKPRSMKERPSLGIPAMDVVQYDPRFKNAVAYALGDTLIVSDMDEARAVGIGKVRMVTLGGELLERSGAITGGHYRPRGKLSINTDELRRKVEALEREREALESAINALKLEIKGLQNEIFELRMRKSDLSKDLQVIQREMDRLLAEDKALKEEIEESEKLIEALEKKIHDTKGEMAKLRGRIERLEKKKEKLKKALENPEARELNQKIREVEHEISALREELSKVESKLENLEIRINEELLPRKADLEEEIEGLINRISALKSNIVENEKAIEEFEKDLEELKKAEENVKDELKELRERRETLRNEIVELRAEKEELTNKLQNLRIEANTLKIRLAQYEATLKEKQAELKHHDAKLIKSIKEIPLELEALKEEIERMEEEIRSLEPVNMKAIEDFEVVERRYLELKSKREQVVAEKESIEEFIEEIEGQKRNVFMQTLNEIAKNFSELFAKLSPGGSARLILENPDDPFAGGLEIEAKPAGKDVKRIEAMSGGEKALTALAFVFAIQRYKPAPFYLFDEIDAHLDDANVKRVADLIKEASENSQFIVITLRDVMMANAEKIIGVSMRNGVSRVVALSLEKAMKILEEARKKSEAEHAEMFGHLSG; via the coding sequence ATGCCGTACATCGAGAAGATTGAAATGAAAGGTTTCAAATCCTACGGTAACCGAAAAGTCGTTGTTCCGCTTTCTAAGGGATTCACAGCAATAGTAGGTGCCAACGGTTCTGGAAAGAGCAACATCGGTGACGCCGTTCTCTTCGTTCTCGGTGGTCTATCCGCAAAAGCCATGCGTGCAACGAGGATAAGCGACCTCATATTCGCTGGTACAAAGACTGAACCTCCCGCTAAATACGCAGAGGTTGCGATGTACTTCAACAACGAGGACAGGGGCTTCCCGATAGATGAGGATGAGGTCGTTATCAAGCGCCGCGTCTATCCCGATGGCAGGAGCACTTACTGGCTCAACGGCAAGAGGACGAGCAGAAGCGACATCCTCGACGTACTAAGTGCAGCCATGATCTCTCCGGAGGGCTACAATTTAGTTCTTCAGGGGGACATCACCAAGTTCATCAAGATGAGCCCCACTGAGAGGAGGATGATCATTGACGAAATATCGGGCATAGCGGAATACGATGCAAAGAAGGAGAAGGCTTTGAAGGAGCTTAAACAGGCGGAGGAGAACCTCGCGCGCGTTGACCTGCTCATAAGGGAGGTAAAAGCCCAGCTCGACAAACTTGAAAAGGAGAGGAACGACGCCTTGAGGTACCTCGACCTAAAGGAGCGTGTTGAGAAGGCTAAGGTTACGCTCCTTCTTGGAGAAATTAGAAAGATCGAGAATCTTATCGAAGAAAGCACCGTCCGCGACAAGGGTATAGAGGCCGAGATGGCGGCTATAGAGGAGCGCCTCAAGGAGATAGCCAAGGAGATAATAGCGAGGGAGAGGGAGCTTAACACGGTCGAGAGGGAGCTGGAGGAGAAGAGCGAGGATGGCATCCTGGAGGTCACCAGAAAGATAAGCGAGGTTCAGTCGAAGATAGAGATGGCAAGGAAGAACATTGAGCTCGCTCAGAAGGAGATAGAGGACAGCCAGCGCCGCCTTGCTAAGGCCAAGGAGGAACTCAAGAAGGTTTCAGAGGAGATAGAGAAGAGCAAAAGCGCGATCCAGCGCTGGAGCAAGAGACGGGAGAAGCTCAAGGCTGAGATAAAGGAGAAGGAAGTCGTCAAGAACGAGCTTGTCATCAAGCTGGGAGAGATAGACAGAGACTTTGCGATAGCCAAGCAGGACTTCGACAGAGTCGTCGACGAGCTGGAGGAGGCCAAGAAGGAACTCTACATGAAAGAGGGCGATGTGAGGAAGTTTGAGGAGGAGATAGAGCGCCTCAAGGCCAAGATAGCCCAGCACAATGCAAAGAGGGTTGCCCTCAAATCCAAGATCGAGGAAGCGAAGAACTCCCTGGAAAGCAAGCGCTCCGAACTTGGTGAGATAGATGGTAAGATGGCAAAGGCCGAGGCTCGCCTGAGGAAAGCCGAGAAGGAACTCGGAGAGAAGACGAAGAAGCTGAACAAGGTTTCGAGTGAACTCGTTAAGGCCAGGGAGGAGCTGATAAAGGCTGAAGCCCAGAGGGAAGTGAGAGGCAACAGGGCAATAGAGTTCCTGAAATCTCAGAACATACCCGGCCTCTACGGGTCTCTGGGTGAGCTGATAAGTGTTAGGGACGAAAACTACGCGCTGGCCGTGGAGGTCGCCCTTGGCGGCAACTACGACAACGTTGTTGTTGAAGATGATAAGGTTGCTGAGAAGGCGATCAAGCTTCTCAAGGAGAAAAAGCTCGGAAGATTAACATTCCTCCCGCTCAACAAGATAAAGCCGCGCTCCATGAAGGAGAGGCCCTCGCTGGGTATCCCTGCGATGGACGTCGTTCAGTACGATCCGCGCTTCAAGAACGCCGTTGCCTACGCCCTCGGAGACACACTCATAGTGAGCGACATGGACGAGGCGAGGGCAGTTGGCATCGGAAAGGTCAGGATGGTGACCCTTGGGGGCGAACTCCTTGAGAGGAGCGGAGCGATTACGGGCGGCCACTACAGACCGAGGGGCAAGCTCTCAATCAACACCGACGAGCTGAGGAGAAAGGTCGAAGCCCTCGAGAGGGAAAGGGAAGCCCTCGAGTCTGCAATCAACGCTCTCAAGCTTGAGATTAAAGGCCTCCAGAACGAGATCTTTGAGCTGAGAATGAGGAAGAGCGACCTGAGCAAGGATCTCCAGGTCATCCAGCGCGAGATGGACAGACTTTTAGCGGAGGACAAAGCTCTGAAAGAGGAAATTGAGGAGAGCGAGAAGCTCATCGAGGCGCTCGAAAAGAAGATCCACGATACGAAGGGTGAGATGGCAAAGCTCCGCGGAAGGATAGAGAGGCTCGAGAAGAAGAAGGAGAAGCTCAAGAAGGCACTGGAGAACCCGGAGGCCAGAGAGCTCAACCAGAAGATAAGAGAGGTCGAGCACGAGATAAGCGCCCTCAGAGAAGAGCTCAGCAAGGTCGAGAGCAAGCTGGAGAACCTTGAGATAAGGATAAACGAAGAGCTCCTCCCGAGGAAAGCTGACCTGGAGGAGGAGATTGAGGGCTTAATCAACAGGATAAGCGCCCTTAAGAGCAACATAGTCGAAAATGAGAAGGCCATTGAGGAGTTTGAGAAGGATCTCGAGGAGCTCAAGAAAGCAGAGGAGAACGTTAAGGACGAGCTCAAGGAGCTCCGCGAGAGAAGGGAGACGCTCAGGAACGAGATAGTTGAGCTCCGCGCCGAGAAGGAAGAGCTCACGAACAAGCTCCAGAACCTCAGGATAGAGGCCAACACGCTGAAGATACGCCTCGCTCAGTACGAGGCTACCCTCAAGGAGAAGCAGGCGGAGCTCAAGCACCACGACGCCAAGCTCATCAAGTCTATCAAGGAGATACCGCTGGAGCTCGAGGCACTGAAGGAAGAGATAGAGCGCATGGAGGAGGAAATACGCTCCCTCGAGCCGGTTAACATGAAGGCCATCGAGGATTTTGAGGTCGTCGAGAGGCGTTATCTTGAGCTGAAGAGCAAGCGCGAGCAGGTCGTCGCCGAGAAGGAGAGCATAGAGGAGTTCATCGAGGAGATAGAAGGCCAGAAGAGGAACGTCTTCATGCAGACCCTCAACGAGATCGCCAAGAACTTCTCCGAGCTCTTCGCCAAGCTCTCACCGGGTGGAAGCGCGAGGCTAATCCTCGAAAATCCCGATGACCCCTTCGCAGGTGGACTGGAGATAGAAGCCAAGCCAGCCGGCAAGGACGTCAAGAGGATTGAAGCCATGAGCGGTGGCGAGAAGGCCTTAACCGCTTTAGCGTTCGTCTTTGCAATCCAGCGCTACAAGCCAGCGCCCTTCTACCTCTTCGATGAGATAGACGCCCATCTTGACGATGCAAACGTTAAGCGCGTTGCTGACTTGATAAAAGAGGCCTCAGAGAACAGCCAGTTCATTGTCATAACTCTCAGAGACGTCATGATGGCCAACGCAGAGAAGATAATAGGTGTCTCCATGAGGAACGGTGTTTCCAGGGTCGTCGCGCTCAGCCTTGAGAAGGCCATGAAGATACTCGAGGAGGCAAGGAAGAAGAGCGAGGCCGAGCACGCCGAGATGTTCGGCCATCTAAGCGGGTGA